A genomic region of Desulfovibrio sp. contains the following coding sequences:
- the nadB gene encoding L-aspartate oxidase, with amino-acid sequence MNSIRRHVPVLIIGSGVAGCTAALTLADSGCDVLLLNAGDRLADGNSELAQGGIIYQANPTPEHPSDAPALEKDILVAGHNYNYNKAVSFLCAQGPQCVDEVLIKRAQVPFDRNEDGTFNLTREGGHSTQRILHCADFSGRAIMEGLTAQVLAHPRITRLHRRAAIDLLTSHHHAKASQYRYEVRNRCLGAYVLNEETGETETILADWTVLATGGVGQVFLHSTNSPGCVGTGMSMAFRAGVDLANLEFMQFHPTALYEERSNRRSLITEAMRGEGARLLDSKGRAFMLDHDPRGDLAPRDVVAQAMMDEMLHTGAPCLYLDVSGVEQDVPTRFPTVYEKCREAGIDILKEPIPVVPAAHYFCGGVLTDVHGRTSLHGLYAIGECACTGLHGANRLASTSLLEALVWGVSSGKDLAHRVVAESGLPKALAAAIPDWRHEGDERRDDPALVAQDWTNIRNTMWNYVGIARTEARLRRAFEDMRDLVRHIHDFYKRTRISRRLVDLFHGSQTSYIITQAALRNKVSIGCHHRVD; translated from the coding sequence GTGAACTCTATTCGCCGTCACGTGCCCGTGCTGATCATCGGCTCGGGCGTTGCCGGATGCACCGCTGCACTTACCCTTGCCGATTCCGGCTGCGACGTTCTCCTGCTCAACGCCGGAGACAGGCTGGCTGACGGCAACTCCGAGCTAGCCCAGGGCGGCATCATCTATCAGGCAAATCCCACGCCAGAGCATCCCTCGGACGCACCAGCTCTGGAAAAGGATATTCTGGTTGCAGGGCACAATTATAATTACAACAAGGCCGTCAGTTTTCTGTGCGCGCAAGGCCCGCAGTGCGTGGACGAGGTCCTCATCAAGCGCGCCCAGGTGCCCTTTGACCGCAACGAGGACGGCACGTTCAACCTCACGCGCGAGGGCGGACATTCCACCCAGCGCATTCTGCACTGCGCCGACTTTTCGGGCCGGGCCATCATGGAGGGCCTCACCGCCCAGGTGCTGGCCCACCCGCGCATCACGCGGCTGCACCGCCGCGCCGCCATCGACCTTCTGACCAGCCACCACCACGCCAAGGCCTCGCAATACCGCTACGAGGTGCGCAACCGCTGCCTTGGCGCGTATGTGCTCAATGAAGAAACCGGCGAGACGGAAACTATCCTTGCGGACTGGACAGTGCTTGCCACCGGCGGCGTGGGGCAGGTCTTTCTGCACTCCACCAACTCGCCCGGCTGCGTGGGCACGGGTATGTCCATGGCCTTTCGCGCTGGTGTTGACCTTGCCAACCTCGAGTTCATGCAGTTCCACCCAACCGCGCTGTACGAAGAACGCAGCAACCGCCGCTCGCTCATTACCGAGGCCATGCGCGGCGAGGGCGCGCGCCTGCTTGACAGCAAGGGCCGCGCCTTCATGCTTGACCACGACCCCAGGGGTGATCTGGCCCCGCGTGACGTGGTGGCCCAGGCCATGATGGACGAAATGCTGCACACCGGCGCGCCTTGCCTTTATCTGGACGTGAGCGGCGTGGAGCAGGACGTGCCCACGCGCTTTCCTACCGTATACGAAAAGTGCCGCGAGGCCGGCATCGACATTCTCAAGGAACCCATTCCCGTGGTGCCCGCGGCCCACTACTTCTGCGGCGGCGTGCTCACCGACGTGCATGGCCGCACCTCGCTGCACGGACTCTACGCCATCGGCGAATGCGCCTGCACCGGCCTGCACGGGGCCAACCGTCTTGCCAGCACCTCCCTGCTTGAGGCATTGGTATGGGGCGTGAGCAGCGGCAAGGATCTGGCCCACCGCGTGGTGGCCGAAAGCGGCCTGCCCAAGGCTCTGGCCGCAGCCATCCCCGACTGGCGGCACGAAGGCGACGAACGCAGAGACGACCCGGCCCTTGTGGCCCAGGACTGGACAAACATCCGCAATACCATGTGGAACTATGTGGGCATTGCCCGCACAGAGGCGCGCCTGCGCCGCGCCTTCGAAGACATGCGCGACCTTGTGCGACATATCCACGATTTTTACAAGCGCACACGCATATCGCGGCGGCTGGTGGATCTTTTCCACGGTTCGCAGACCTCGTACATCATCACGCAGGCCGCGTTGCGCAACAAGGTAAGTATTGGCTGCCACCACCGGGTGGATTAA
- a CDS encoding class I SAM-dependent rRNA methyltransferase produces MRKLCLKKNEDRRLRAGHLWIFANEVDVKQSPLTDFAPGESATLCDWRGAPLGSVCVNSASLICARLHSRKPDVELDEALLAQRLESALALRQRLYPGPWYRLCHGEGDFLPGLVIDRYGDHLTVQVTTAGMEQRREALAAALHTLLHPTSILWANDLAARGLENLSREQESEGQLPERLEVPENGCRFFAPCATGQKTGWFYDQRPNRAELARYAKDADVLDIFSYIGGFGVTAAAAGARSVTFVDASAQALAFAEENARANAPGCDAQTLCGDAFDLLRQMRDEGRRFQAISLDPPAFIKRRKDAALGLAAYKQANDLAVQLLAPGGILATSSCSHHLETQSLRACLTQAAAKRKLHARILFAGGQGPDHPIHAAMPETAYLKCFIAQVGA; encoded by the coding sequence ATGCGCAAACTCTGTCTCAAAAAAAATGAAGATCGGCGTCTGCGCGCCGGGCACCTCTGGATTTTCGCCAATGAGGTGGACGTAAAACAAAGCCCGCTCACCGACTTTGCCCCCGGTGAGTCCGCAACCCTGTGCGACTGGCGCGGCGCGCCGCTTGGCAGTGTGTGCGTCAACTCGGCTTCGCTTATCTGCGCCCGCCTGCACAGCCGCAAGCCCGATGTGGAACTGGACGAAGCCCTGCTGGCCCAAAGGCTGGAATCGGCACTGGCCCTGCGCCAGCGCCTCTACCCCGGCCCCTGGTATCGGCTTTGCCACGGCGAGGGCGATTTTCTGCCCGGTCTGGTCATTGACCGCTACGGCGACCACCTGACCGTGCAGGTCACCACTGCGGGTATGGAGCAAAGGCGCGAAGCGCTCGCAGCCGCCCTGCACACGCTGCTGCATCCCACGTCCATTCTCTGGGCCAACGACTTAGCCGCACGAGGGCTTGAAAACCTCTCCCGCGAGCAAGAGAGCGAAGGCCAGTTGCCTGAAAGGCTGGAAGTGCCGGAAAACGGCTGCCGCTTTTTCGCGCCCTGCGCCACAGGCCAGAAAACGGGCTGGTTTTACGACCAGCGCCCCAACAGGGCGGAACTGGCACGTTATGCCAAGGATGCCGATGTGCTGGATATTTTCAGCTATATTGGCGGGTTCGGCGTTACCGCAGCGGCTGCGGGCGCGCGCTCCGTCACCTTTGTGGACGCCTCGGCCCAGGCGCTCGCCTTTGCGGAAGAAAACGCCAGGGCCAACGCCCCCGGCTGTGACGCCCAGACCCTGTGCGGCGACGCCTTTGACCTGCTGCGCCAGATGCGCGACGAAGGCCGACGCTTTCAGGCCATCAGCCTTGATCCCCCGGCCTTCATCAAGCGCCGCAAGGACGCTGCCCTCGGGCTTGCGGCCTATAAGCAGGCCAATGATCTGGCAGTGCAACTGCTGGCGCCGGGGGGCATACTTGCCACCTCGTCCTGTTCGCACCATCTTGAAACGCAGTCTTTGCGCGCTTGCTTGACGCAGGCCGCCGCCAAGCGCAAACTGCATGCCCGTATTCTTTTTGCCGGGGGCCAGGGGCCGGATCATCCCATCCACGCCGCCATGCCCGAAACGGCCTATCTGAAGTGCTTTATCGCCCAAGTGGGCGCGTAA